One window of Coffea eugenioides isolate CCC68of unplaced genomic scaffold, Ceug_1.0 ScVebR1_68;HRSCAF=342, whole genome shotgun sequence genomic DNA carries:
- the LOC113758757 gene encoding uncharacterized protein LOC113758757: MGIFSWFKGTKNDTNSKPATQKSEPVKTQSASEVPGMNGAVEVRRQGPPPADVTVFEFGSVAASADKVTLADFCPVSDELEPCRWEILPAKGSDAPQFRVVF, translated from the coding sequence ATGGGTATTTTTTCATGGTTCAAGGGAACCAAAAACGATACCAATTCCAAACCCGCGACCCAAAAATCGGAACCGGTGAAAACCCAATCCGCTTCTGAAGTTCCAGGCATGAACGGAGCAGTGGAGGTCCGACGGCAAGGCCCACCACCAGCTGATGTCACAGTTTTCGAATTCGGTTCCGTTGCCGCTTCTGCCGACAAGGTCACCCTCGCCGACTTTTGCCCTGTTTCCGACGAGCTCGAACCTTGCCGCTGGGAGATTCTGCCGGCTAAAGGCTCCGACGCCCCTCAATTTCGCGTAGTCTTTTGA
- the LOC113758744 gene encoding uncharacterized protein LOC113758744: MGIFSWFKGTKNDTNSKPATQKSEPVKTQSASEVPGMNGAVEVRRPGPLPADITVFEFGSVAASADKVTLAGFCPVSDELEPCRWEILSAQGSDAPQFRVVF; encoded by the coding sequence ATGGGTATTTTTTCATGGTTCAAGGGAACCAAAAACGATACCAACTCCAAACCCGCGACCCAAAAATCCGAACCGGTGAAAACCCAATCCGCTTCTGAAGTTCCAGGCATGAACGGAGCAGTGGAGGTCCGACGGCCCGGCCCACTACCAGCTGATATCACAGTTTTCGAATTCGGTTCCGTTGCCGCTTCTGCCGATAAGGTCACCCTCGCCGGCTTCTGCCCTGTTTCCGACGAGCTCGAACCTTGCCGCTGGGAGATTCTGTCGGCTCAAGGCTCCGACGCCCCTCAATTTCGCGTAGTCTTTTGA
- the LOC113758758 gene encoding disease resistance protein RPM1-like — protein MAATVVSFVSNHLATLLREEGSLLGGLRKEVQLIKDELGHMKAFLKVAEAKEDDDPRLQEWINQVREAAYDIEDVLDEFVLRFAGYRHHGFCGSLQRILKAIKSLRARHQVASEIQSIKSRIKNISEGRQRYQVEFGIDHRVTGSSTMNDSWRYSRDDAFLVEEAKLVGIDQPKQHLISKLLEGHDHQLKVISVVGMAGLGKTTLVKKVHEDPDVRKNFPVRAWVTVSQTCDFPKLLRDLIWQLHKELNKSVPQFIESISIIELKKFVKDFLQQAGRYAIVFDDVWDVEFWNEIKFALPEGNYGNRVMLTIRKADVASASCTESQDYVYKKKPLSIEDSWTLFCNKIFKGNRCPTHLMDVAKAVLDKCDGLPLAIVAIGGLLASKDVSRIDEWEMIQHSLGGELEGTGKLERVKRILSLSYNDLPSHLKPCLLYLSIYPEDYLIDCQTLIPLWIAEKFVEWREGMSIEDVAWGYLSELISRSLIQAAKVFYEGLPDKCQIYDLLREVILIKSREQNMVTVTTGQPMTWPSEKVRRLALHSSSNSSNIQYHQQRQFYSFEHLRSFIAVSSTNPLLSKTFLSEVLRSSKLLKVLDLRGEEIEETPNEIFSLLHLTYLSLYGTKVARVPRAIGKLQHLEHLNLGNTGVRELPVEILKLLKLRLLRVCQQVDPSDSDYGYHGFKGPSKLGGLLALQRLNTIDASSGSVIVKEIGKLTQLRVLYITQLRREDGKELCSSLVNLTSLQQLRIASVGKGDLPSGIQHLSHLQELYLYEMSSQLMEKVGNQKEDSEDYRRIAHIPEIDIGFYADDGEWIIRRLWGKKKKTILA, from the exons ATGGCAGCAACTGTTGTCTCTTTTGTTTCAAATCATCTCGCAACCTTACTCCGAGAGGAGGGAAGCCTATTGGGAGGGCTTCGAAAAGAGGTCCAACTAATCAAGGATGAGTTGGGGCATATGAAAGCTTTCCTCAAAGTGGCTGAAGcaaaagaagatgatgatccCAGGCTCCAAGAATGGATCAACCAAGTGCGCGAAGCTGCTTATGACATTGAAGATGTTCTCGATGAATTTGTACTGCGCTTTGCTGGCTACCGACATCATGGATTCTGTGGCTCTCTTCAGAGAATTCTCAAAGCCATTAAGAGCTTGCGAGCTCGTCATCAGGTTGCCAGTGAAATTCAAAGCATAAAGTCCAGGATCAAAAATATTTCAGAAGGACGTCAGAGATACCAAGTTGAATTTGGCATCGACCACCGTGTCACTGGATCTTCAACCATGAACGACTCATGGCGCTATAGCAGGGATGATGCATTTCTAGTGGAGGAAGCAAAATTGGTTGGCATTGACCAGCCCAAACAACATCTGATTTCTAAGCTTCTCGAGGGGCACGACCACCAACTCAAAGTTATTTCAGTGGTTGGTATGGCTGGACTAGGGAAAACTACCCTAGTCAAAAAGGTCCATGAAGATCCAGATGTTAGAAAGAATTTCCCAGTTCGTGCCTGGGTAACCGTCTCTCAAACATGCGACTTTCCGAAGCTCCTGAGAGACTTGATTTGGCAGTTGCACAAGGAATTGAACAAATCAGTCCCACAATTCATCGAATCTATTTCTATCATTGAGTTGAAAAAatttgtcaaagattttcttcaacaagctGGAAGGTATGCAATTGTGTTCGATGACGTGTGGGACGTGGAATTTTGGAATGAAATCAAATTTGCACTGCCTGAGGGTAACTACGGCAATCGCGTCATGCTAACAATACGAAAAGCCGATGTAGCCTCTGCCTCTTGCACAGAATCTCAGGATTATGTCTACAAAAAGAAGCCACTATCAATTGAAGATTCGTGGACCCTATTTTGTAACAAGATCTTTAAAGGAAATCGTTGCCCCACCCACCTGATGGATGTTGCAAAAGCTGTATTGGACAAATGTGACGGTTTGCCTTTGGCGATTGTTGCGATCGGTGGGCTCTTGGCTTCGAAGGACGTGAGCAGAATAGATGAATGGGAGATGATTCAACACAGTCTTGGGGGTGAATTAGAAGGCACCGGTAAATTAGAGAGAGTTAAAAGAATACTTTCTCTGAGTTACAACGATCTGCCTTCGCATCTCAAACCCTGTCTGTTGTATTTAAGCATTTATCCGGAGGATTATCTAATAGACTGCCAGACACTGATTCCCTTATGGATTGCTGAAAAATTTGTAGAATGGAGAGAAGGAATGAGTATTGAAGATGTAGCCTGGGGTTATCTTAGTGAACTCATCAGTAGAAGCCTAATTCAAGCAGCTAAAGTGTTTTATGAAGGATTGCCCGACAAGTGTCAAATCTATGACCTATTGAGAGAAGTTATTCTCATCAAGTCAAGGGAACAAAACATGGTGACAGTTACTACTGGACAACCAATGACGTGGCCATCTGAGAAGGTACGCCGTCTAGCACTCCATAGTAGTAGTAACAGCAGCAACATCCAATACCACCAACAAAGAcaattttattcctttgaacACCTTCGATCATTCATCGCAGTTAGTTCCACCAACCCATTACTGTCCAAAACTTTCCTATCTGAGGTTCTAAGGAGCAGTAAGTTGCTAAAGGTTTTGGATTTGAGAGGTGAAGAGATAGAGGAAACACCAAATGAGATTTTCAGCTTGTTGCATCTCACGTATCTGAGCCTATATGGTACAAAAGTGGCAAGAGTCCCGAGAGCAATTGGAAAGCTTCAACATTTGGAACATCTGAATTTGGGGAACACTGGAGTTAGGGAATTACCCGTGGAAATCCTAAAGCTGCTAAAGCTTCGGCTTCTCAGAGTATGTCAACAAGTTGATCCCTCAGATAGTGATTATGGATATCATGGGTTTAAAGGTCCGTCAAAATTGGGAGGGCTTCTCGCTCTACAAAGGTTAAACACCATAGATGCAAGTAGTGGGTCTGTAATAGTTAAAGAGATAGGAAAATTGACCCAATTAAGAGTGTTATATATTACACAGTTGAGAAGAGAAGATGGAAAGGAGCTCTGCTCCTCCCTTGTCAACCTCACCAGCCTTCAGCAATTAAGGATTGCTTCAGTTGGAAAAG GGGACTTACCTTCGGGAATTCAGCACTTGAGCCATCTTCAAGAGCTTTATTTGTATGAGATGAGTTCTCAACTGATGGAAAAGGTAGGGAATCAAAAGGAAGACAGTGAAGATTACAGAAGAATAGCACACATTCCTGAAATTGACATTGGTTTCTATGCCGATGATGGGGAATGGATAATCCGCCGGCTGtgggggaagaagaagaaaacaatcCTTGCCTAG